Proteins found in one Longimicrobium sp. genomic segment:
- a CDS encoding polyphenol oxidase family protein, producing MAASVDVRVVAEELAPGDVPLWVHPEWRERFPWLVQGTTGRGRAEEPFDLGLSSAQPVSAVLGRWRKLLEATGMETVAHARQVHQADLWIHREAGAPGIVVMDGFDGHVTDRRGLLVTASVADCVPVFVVDPASFVVAMVHSGWRGTAAGIVERAVHRVVESWQSDPARLYVHCGPAICGECYEVGPEVHAAVRPDAEPPAGPTCINLRAAIAERVIVMGVPAEHVTVSAHCTRCGEPDFFSHRGGS from the coding sequence GTGGCGGCTTCCGTGGACGTGCGCGTCGTCGCCGAGGAGCTCGCTCCCGGCGACGTGCCGCTGTGGGTGCATCCGGAGTGGCGCGAGCGGTTTCCCTGGCTGGTGCAGGGCACCACGGGGCGGGGACGCGCGGAGGAGCCGTTCGATCTGGGCCTGTCCAGCGCGCAGCCGGTGTCGGCCGTGCTCGGGCGGTGGCGGAAGCTGCTGGAAGCGACGGGGATGGAAACCGTCGCGCACGCCCGCCAGGTGCACCAGGCAGACCTGTGGATCCACCGCGAGGCGGGCGCGCCGGGGATCGTGGTGATGGACGGCTTCGACGGGCACGTGACCGACCGCCGCGGGCTGCTGGTGACGGCCAGTGTGGCGGACTGCGTTCCCGTGTTCGTGGTCGACCCTGCCTCGTTCGTCGTGGCGATGGTCCACTCGGGGTGGCGCGGGACGGCGGCGGGGATCGTGGAGCGCGCCGTCCATCGCGTGGTAGAAAGCTGGCAGTCGGACCCGGCGCGGCTGTACGTGCACTGCGGCCCAGCCATCTGCGGAGAATGCTACGAGGTGGGCCCGGAGGTGCACGCCGCCGTCCGCCCCGACGCCGAGCCGCCCGCGGGTCCCACCTGCATCAACCTGCGCGCGGCGATCGCGGAGCGCGTCATAGTTATGGGCGTGCCGGCCGAGCACGTGACCGTGTCCGCCCACTGCACCCGCTGCGGCGAGCCCGACTTCTTTTCGCACCGTGGCGGGTCC